Proteins encoded in a region of the Diospyros lotus cultivar Yz01 chromosome 9, ASM1463336v1, whole genome shotgun sequence genome:
- the LOC127809585 gene encoding uncharacterized protein LOC127809585, translating into MALGGNGIHLLYPSLKILHNPTTTNLQCRPLPSSMTPQSHLFRTASTSSSASAKPQISCTKSSDAELVSDLATEVQKINAHVLQREEAMKKSRELLFTELCQHLGLTPEQLKKKWNTMDDDHKWASVRGFVSEWGANFHPLSATSVKEMVEQHLAADNNHPPPPGPPPPPFPSIFMFPALKKIMGFPFPTNK; encoded by the coding sequence ATGGCTCTGGGTGGAAATGGAATTCATCTTCTCTACCCGAGTTTGAAAATCCTCCATAACCCCACAACCACAAATTTGCAATGTCGTCCCCTCCCTTCTTCCATGACCCCCCAATCCCATCTCTTTCGCACGGCCTCGACCTCATCCTCAGCCTCAGCCAAGCCCCAAATCTCATGCACCAAAAGCAGCGACGCAGAGCTGGTGTCAGATTTGGCCACAGAAGTGCAGAAGATAAACGCCCACGTGTTGCAGAGGGAGGAGGCCATGAAGAAGAGCAGAGAGCTATTGTTCACAGAGCTGTGCCAGCACCTTGGCTTGACACCAGAGCAactgaagaagaaatggaacaCGATGGATGACGACCACAAATGGGCTTCTGTTAGAGGGTTCGTTTCAGAGTGGGGTGCTAATTTCCATCCCTTGTCTGCCACCTCTGTTAAAGAAATGGTTGAACAACACCTGGCGGCTGACAACAACCACCCTCCTCCTCCTGGACCTCCTCCACCTCCATTCCCCTCAATTTTTATGTTTCCTGCTTTGAAGAAAATTATGGGATTTCCATTTCcaacaaacaaataa
- the LOC127809584 gene encoding peptide methionine sulfoxide reductase B5-like — protein MGSPILKISPFSSSRTPIFNLIPLSTLQTKSLSKRTQLGLSSSRFVSVCYQSKRGFRRSLVAMAAAPGSLRRSEEEWRAILSPQQFRILRQKGTEYPGTGKYDKFFEGGIYSCAGCGTPLYRSTTKFNSGCGWPAFYEGLPGAINRNPDPDGMRTEITCAACGGHLGHVFKGEGFRTPTDERHCVNSISLKFIPATAEAEVDSPPSVSSN, from the exons ATGGGATCTCCGATTCTCAAAATCTCCCCATTTTCTTCCTCCAGAACCCCAATTTTCAATCTCATCCCTCTCTCTACATTACAAACGAAATCATTGTCCAAGAGGACGCAACTCGGGCTTTCTTCGTCTAGGTTCGTCTCGGTGTGTTACCAGAGCAAGAGAGGCTTCCGACGCAGTCTTGTAGCCATGGCGGCTGCACCTGGTTCCCTTCGGAGATCAGAGGAGGAGTGGCGGGCCATTCTGTCGCCCCAGCAGTTTCGGATTCTCAGGCAGAAAGGAACAGA GTATCCGGGCACTGGGAAGTATGACAAGTTCTTCGAAGGGGGAATATATAGCTGCGCTGGATGTGGAACTCCTCTGTATAGGTCCACAACTAAATTTAACTCCGGGTGTGGCTGGCCAGCTTTCTACGAGGGTCTTCCAGGAGCCATAAATCGCAAT CCGGACCCTGATGGGATGCGGACTGAAATCACATGCGCCGCTTGCGGGGGAcatcttggccatgtatttaagggcGAAGGCTTTCGTACACCCACAGATGAACGCCACTGTGTGAATAGCATCTCGCTCAAGTTTATTCCTGCTACTGCGGAAGCTGAAGTTGATTCTCCGCCCTCTGTTTCTTCTAATTAA